The Fulvia fulva chromosome 6, complete sequence genome includes a window with the following:
- a CDS encoding Wortmanamides biosynthesis cluster protein C: MAANGHAPGSAVVGVTISFTILAFIATSLRFITRFGIVRNAGLDDLVISIAVVLSIVLTMTMCLQVKYGMGRHADSLTDHENVWSLIWFWTSVWIYYLALCFAKLSILLQYLRIFPDRNFRKACFTLMVVIVGWTLWAFFSALFACWPIQSFWHHEIPGFCLNRLAVWFSNAAVNIITDVCTALLPLPVLKSLNLPTRQKYILMAVFGLGGVTCICSILRLSGLYAISRSSDVSWDNPLAALWSSMEVNVGILCSCLPTLKGCISRYFPTLFKNSSYGSRHITPLELGNPGKSHASCTAGHSQTDNHIRSAGRLSKFGGRFGGMKAKDLKEVEEGGSQSTQSERDGGSPTREITGGFCANMTQAIPGIHVTTIVEQEEERHVPGEDNLVHESESMKGLMPAYA, encoded by the exons ATGGCGGCGAATGGCCATGCGCCTGGGAGTGCCGTCGTGGGCGTGACGATATCCTTCACCATACTGGCCTTCATCGCAACCTCACTCCGATTCATCACACGCTTCGGCATCGTTCGCAATGCTGGCCTCGACGACCTCGTCATATCGATCGCGGTGGTGTTGTCAATCGTCTTGACAATGACCATGTGCCTACAAG TGAAGTATGGCATGGGACGACACGCAGACAGCTTGACTGACCACGAGAATGTGTGGTCCCTGATCTGGTTCTGGACATCCGTCTGGATATACTACCTGGCACTATGCTTTGCCAAGCTGTCCATCTTGCTGCAGTACCTGCGCATCTTTCCGGATCGAAACTTTCGCAAGGCATGCTTCACATTGATGGTCGTCATCGTAGGGTGGACCTTGTGGGCATTCTTCAGCGCGCTCTTCGCATGTTGGCCAATACAATCATTCTGGCATCATGAGATACCTGGCTTCTGCCTGAATCGACTGGCAGTATG GTTCTCAAACGCCGCAGTCAACATCATCACGGATGTCTGCACAGCTCTATTGCCTTTGCCAGTACTCAAGAGCTTGAATCTGCCAACGAGACAGAAATACATACTCATGGCAGTGTTCGGCCTTGGAG GTGTGACCTGTATCTGCTCCATCCTCCGCCTCTCCGGCTTATATGCCATCTCGAGATCGAGCGACGTCAGCTGGGACAATCCTTTAGCAGCACTTTGGTCCTCCATGGAAGTCAATGTGGGCATCCTATGCAGTTGCCTTCCGACACTGAAGGGCTGCATCTCCCGCTACTTCCCGACATTATTCAAGAACTCCAGCTATGGCTCACGACACATCACCCCGTTGGAACTAGGCAACCCCGGCAAATCTCACGCGAGCTGCACAGCAGGCCACAGCCAGACCGACAACCACATTAGATCGGCGGGTCGGCTTTCCAAATTCGGAGGTCGATTCGGTGGCATGAAAGCGAAAGATCTGAAAGAGGTGGAAGAAGGCGGCAGTCAAAGTACACAAAGCGAAAGAGATGGAGGAAGTCCAACAAGGGAGATCACTGGTGGTTTTTGCGCGAACATGACACAGGCTATTCCGGGGATACACGTCACGACCATCGTGGAGCAGGAAGAGGAAAGGCATGTTCCAGGTGAAGACAATCTAGTGCACGAGAGTGAGTCTATGAAGGGACTGATGCCGGCGTACGCGTAA
- a CDS encoding Signal peptidase complex subunit SPC3, with protein sequence MHSSLVRVQNVFGFFTSVAFAVAAAIAVSVLLSPQTPSASLELKNVKVAKGRPHYYSPKREEYAHVTFDLTTDLTSLFNWNTKQIFLWVEASYPSTSPSTIPPSEAVVWDAIIPSSYAPFHQNTYIHPTPSSKKLTAKEKKALKNKKRIPYPAGGSAGIVRLEGQKPKYQITDVTGKIAERENATLTLHWNVQPWVGMLTWTNRKSYGRWEGLKGGKSEVFTFPALKGSETVKKEDMKTETGGEKNRGSPA encoded by the exons ATGCACTCCAGCCTCGTGCGCGTCCAGAACGTCTTCGGCTTCTTCACCTCCGTCGCATTCGCCGTAGCAGCAGCGATCGCAGTCAGCGTCCTCCTGAGCCCACAGACACCCTCCGCCAGCCTCGAGCTCAAGAACGTGAAAGT AGCCAAAGGTCGTCCGCACTACTACTCCCCCAAACGCGAAGAATACGCACACGTAACCTTCGACCTCACCACCGACCTCACCTCCCTCTTCAACTGGAACACCAAGCAAATCTTCCTCTGGGTCGAAGCCTCCTACCCCAGCACCTCACCCTCCACCATCCCACCTTCCGAAGCCGTAGTCTGGGACGCCATCATCCCCTCCTCCTACGCGCCCTTCCACCAGAACACTTACATCCACCCCACGCCCTCCTCCAAGAAACTCACCGCCAAGGAGAAGAAAGCGCTCAAGAACAAGAAAAGGATTCCATACCCAGCGGGCGGCAGTGCGGGGATTGTGAGACTCGAGGGCCAGAAGCCGAAGTATCAGATTACGGATGTGACGGGGAAGATTGCAGAGAGGGAGAATGCGACGTTGACGCTGCATTGGAATGTACAGCCGTGGGTGGGCATGTTGACGTGGACGAATAGGAAGTCGTATGGGAGGTGGGAGGGGTTGAAGGGAGGGAAGAGTGAGGTGTTTACGTTCCCGGCGTTGAAGGGGAGTGAGACGGTTAAGAAGGAGGATATGAAGACGGAGACGGGTGGGGAGAAGAATCGGGGGAGTCCTGCGTAG